The Falco peregrinus isolate bFalPer1 chromosome 1, bFalPer1.pri, whole genome shotgun sequence genome has a window encoding:
- the SURF6 gene encoding surfeit locus protein 6: protein MASLAAQDSYLQGLARKVCVQHAPEPRKRKFVSKPGQPEDAGRQLKKKKRKKPRKQAEETNAPSVKQLVSNASKPTAGQKAALQASKSSPQGVTQSRNEGSAPGSKSELFSPSFSAMNLLRQRLHEKIKKASGQDDAKELPPAVLEKRQRRKYERERKKRRRKELKMKAKTEKKETEEVPIEPESKKEESTAEVVFNRVEVHGENELSKIQKKKEKRKAVKGNITPLTGRNYKQLLSRLETRKNKLEELKDKDQKKAEELENKMKWTNALYKAEGVKIRDNEERLKEALKRKEKRKAQRQRRWEERTEKVVERMQQRQEKRRKNIQKKKKDRIEKKKARARKKGRVLPEDLKKAGL from the exons ATGGCCAGCCTGGCCGCCCAGGACTCCTACCTGCAGGGCTTGGCGAGGAAGGTCTGCGTGCAGCACGCCCCGGAGCCGCGGAAGAGGAAATTCG TGTCTAAGCCAGGTCAGCCTGAGGATGCTGGCAGACAGctcaagaaaaagaagagaaagaaacccAGGAAGCAAGCTGAGGAGACAAATGCTCCTTCAGTCAAACAGCTGGTCTCTAACGCCAGTAAACCTACTGCAGGACAGAAAGCAGCCCTTCAGGCCAGCAAATCATCTCCACAGGGTGTtacacagagcagaaatgagGGTTCGGCTCCTG ggAGCAAAAGTGAactgttttccccttctttttctgcaaTGAATCTCTTGCGTCAGAGACTACATGAGAAGATTAAAAAAGCTTCTGGACAA GATGATGCCAAAGAATTACCCCCTGCAGTCCTGGAGAAGAGGCAGCGGAGGAagtatgagagagagagaaagaagcgCCGACGGAAGGAGTTGAAGATGAAGgcaaaaacagagaagaaagaaactgagGAGGTACCAATAGagccagaaagcaaaaaggaggagagcacagctgaggttgtctTTAACAGGGTCGAGGTCCATGGGGAGAATGAGTTGAGCAAGATccagaagaagaaggagaagaggaaagcagtgaAAGGCAATATCACTCCTCTGACGGGCAGAAACTacaagcagctgctgagcaggcTGGAGACCAGGAAGAATAAGCTGGAGGAACTCAAAGATAAGGACCAGAAGAAAGCTGAGGAGCTAGAGAACAAGATGAAATGGACAAATGCTCTCTATAAGGCGGAAGGCGTGAAGATTCGTGACAATGAGGAGCGTCTGAAAGAAGCTCTGAAGCGTAAGGAGAAGCGTAAAGCACAACGCCAAAGGCGGTGGGAGGAGCGGACGGAAAAAGTGGTGGAAAGGATGCAACAGCGGCAGGAAAAGCGTCGCAAGAACAttcagaagaagaagaaggataGGATAGAGAAGAAGAAAGCCAGGGCCCGGAAGAAAGGCCGGGTGCTGCCAGAGGACTTGAAAAAAGCTGGTTTATAG
- the CCDC180 gene encoding coiled-coil domain-containing protein 180, producing MPGRYVERMPYSDATEKPPLFREATFQKAWKSVDINPPEEVRALPDFVVPEKAGSNILERLSERRRDRHYEAVNSMDHELDCIAREMEPFFLESGKFLLTELMELDTKIELHFKKIECDTALEGFSIEGLEELRNIIHQECLTRRKSIKKTIESFKDAEKNRANKVTDVLRKYTLILEQISFFLAADVHRFMNDKAMMINKQLLANQRTIAKLFHNLMKSEVNKELLHQLKWENRVKDWKLIQKNCIVQSFREFMANEEIQNPPTVKREMENMIMDQIVLSGKRLEFLQQLGDLFPPTHTKAEINEWYGSFMKLNKSIDTHNMECMMKIRVQYEMVQQKCLAEVQLCKNKLLNLNVCTEKEAEETVNSDFLHLTEKLKSRFEELECMDRDFQELAKHNEQNFRDLYSYFQEVINLWDVHQLKLSQQQDELQKKLDDCRWNQDKLIQVKETNLDIILNKMRTASSEEKLKKHLEKALSCLDGIRARYKAFNQVLMDEVMAYPETVLQELISYSISISQYFNVKEIFKQNLQGKVDSTFQDQERVKASEAEHLVEQQAESIVQNDEGEEKTDSCQQENEERNTTENEEAFPQETEEAEEKEDGESMPHESGEIKHAGQGVSFTQAMFNDSKAESSEIATETFSTSSGNSYTVLGVEEAEKTDIPETYFTKYEKKESLPMYLRNVLIKETVFVELKKRIRLCIFEHLEKWFAESLSNSGAFVAAKQEELYSKLQLRLHLHQQRQEDIKTNIYDLRAAELLLHREHLECHCAAVVEAVEKEKAQFLKFHDYQNNIIKNLKSRICDMESTFLNAPMTQK from the exons ATGCCAGGCCGTTATGTTGAAAGAATGCCGTACAGTGATGCCACAGAAAAGCCACCATTGTTCAG AGAAGCTACATTTCAAAAGGCTTGGAAAAGTGTAGATATAAATCCACCTGAGGAAGTCAGAGCCCTACCTGATTTTGTTG TTCCTGAGAAAGCGGGGAGTAATATCTTGGAACGCTTGTCAGAACGCCGGCGAGACCGTCATTATGAAGCAGTAAACTCAATGGATCATGAGCTTGACTGCATTGCCAGG GAAATGGAACCCTTCTTTTTGGAATCTGGAAAATTCCTTCTGACAGAACTGATGGAATTGGATACAAAAAttgaacttcattttaaaaagattgagTGTGACACTGCTCTGGAAGGTTTCTCAATTGAA GGTTTGGAAGAATTGCGGAATATCATCCATCAGGAATGCTTGACCAGAAGGAAGTCGATTAAGAAAACTATTGAATCCTTTAAAGACGCTGAAAAGAATCGAGCTAATAAA GTAACAGATGTACTGAGGAAGTATACTCTGATACTGGAGCAAATTTCCTTCTTCTTGGCAGCTGATGTTCACAGGTTCATGAATGATAAGGCCATG atGATTAACAAACAACTCTTGGCTAATCAGAGGACAATTGCCAAGCTGTTCCATAATTTGATGAAATCAGAAGTGAATAAGGAATTATTACATCAATTGAAATGGGAAAATAGAGTTAAGGACTGGAAGCTTATCCAAAAGAACTGTATAGTTCAGAGTTTCAG AGAATTTATggcaaatgaagaaatacagaatcCCCCAACTgtgaaaagagaaatggaaaatatgatAATGGATCAGATTGTACTTAGTGGAAAGAGACTGGAGTTTTTGCAGCAGCTTGG TGATTTATTCCctccaacacacacaaaagctgAGATAAATGAATGGTATGGATCTTTCATGAAGTTAAACAAAAGTATAG ATACCCACAACATGGAGTGTATGATGAAAATACGCGTCCAGTATGAGATGGTCCAGCAAAAATGTCTGGCAGAAGTGCAGTTATGCAAG AATAAGCTGTTGAATCTGAATGtttgcacagaaaaagaggctgaagaaactgTGAATTCTGACTTCCTTCACTTGACTGAGAAACTTAAAAGTCGGTTTGAAGAACTGGAGTGTATGGAT aGAGACTTTCAGGAGCTGGCCAAACACAATGAGCAGAATTTTAGAGACTTGTACAGCTATTTTCAGGAGGTTATCAATCTCTGGGATGTCCATCAACTTAAACTGTCCCAGCAGCAAGATGAACTTCAGAAGAAACTAGATGACTGCAGATGGAACCAGGACAAATTAATACAG GTGAAGGAAACTAACCTGGAtataattttgaataaaatgagaacagcaagctctgaagaaaagctgaagaaacatTTGGAGAAAGCCCTTTCTTGTTTAGATGGCATTAGAGCTAG GTACAAGGCATTCAACCAAGTTCTAATGGATGAAGTAATGGCTTACCCAGAAACTGTTTTGcaggaattaatttcttataGTATATCCATCAGCCAGTATTTTAATGTGAAGGAAATCTTCAAACAg AACTTGCAAGGAAAGGTGGACTCCACATTCCAAGATCAAG AACGAGTTAAGGCTTCAGAAGCTGAACATCTGGTGGAGCAGCAAGCTGAGAGCATTGTGCAAAACgatgaaggagaggaaaagacagacagttgtcaacaagaaaatgaagaaagaaacacaactgAGAATGAGGAGGCCTTTCCACAGGAAactgaagaagcagaggaaaaagaagatggGGAGAGTATGCCTCATGAAAGTGGAGAAATTAAGCATGCAGGACAGGGTGTTAGCTTTACACAG GCTATGTTCAACGACAGCAAGGCAGAAAGCTCTGAAATTGCCACTGAGACCTTTTCCACTTCTAGTGGAAATTCTTACACAGTTCTTGGAGttgaagaggcagaaaagacTGACATCCCAGAGacttattttacaaaatatgaaaaaaaagaatcacttCCTATGTACCTGAGAAATGTACTTATCAAAGAAACAGTGTTTGTAGAGCTGAAGAAACG GATTCGCCTCTGCATTTTTGAACACTTGGAGAAATGGTTTGCAGAGTCCTTGTCCAACTCTGGTGCCTTTGTAGCTGCCAAGCAAGAGGAGCTGTATTCTAAACTTCAGCTGCGTCTTCACTTGCATCAACAAAGGCAGGAGGATATAAAGACAAACATCTATGATCTTAGAGCTG CGGAGCTGTTGCTTCACAGAGAGCATCTAGAGTGCCACTGTGCAGCAGTGGTGGAAGctgtggaaaaggagaaagctcAATTTCTCAAATTTCATGATTACCAAAATAACATCATCAAAAACTTAAAGTCACGAATCTGTGACATGGAGTCCACCTTCCTCAATGCTCCTATGACTCAGAAGTAA